One genomic region from Brassica napus cultivar Da-Ae unplaced genomic scaffold, Da-Ae ScsIHWf_702;HRSCAF=1020, whole genome shotgun sequence encodes:
- the LOC106433560 gene encoding putative cyclin-D7-1, with protein sequence MDHLLCDESWLSGPSTPEPFPNFRLNIHDDHVEMSPAMDAATVEEAISMDLEKESCFSNHGDKFIEFLVSKNLTDARFQTVQWLIQTRNRLNLSFETIFSAASCFDRFVYATSCNEWSKWMVELVAVTSLSIASKFNEVSSPSLEDFQMEGLNHMFHHKTVLEMELIVLKALEWRVNSVTSFSFSQILVATTGMGGGDIMMNRITDHLLDDLCDLKMLAYAPSVVAVAVVLDFLEEKSALEENLGKIMNLFGEEHKVRIAKCINVMKSRNVEEGWRREVKSPASVLQRGGVMNMNMNIVYYVENLSAIFQILRSDKKRERDSHEDENRPAKRVTFVTSN encoded by the exons ATGGATCATCTTCTGTGTGACGAGTCATGGCTGTCGGGTCCTTCGACCCCGGAGCCTTTTCCAAACTTCCGCTTGAATATTCACGACGATCACGTGGAAATGTCTCCAGCCATGGATGCAGCAACGGTCGAGGAAGCCATTTCTATGGATTTGGAGAAAGAATCATGTTTCAGTAATCACGGAGACAAGTTTATTGAGTTTCTTGTTTCTAAGAATTTAACCGATGCTAGGTTTCAAACAGTTCAATGGCTCATTCAG ACTCGGAATCGTTTGAATCTATCATTTGAAACGATTTTTTCCGCCGCGAGTTGTTTTGATCGGTTCGTCTATGCGACTAGCTGCAAT GAATGGAGTAAGTGGATGGTGGAGTTAGTTGCAGTAACCTCATTATCGATCGCATCAAAATTTAACGAAGTTTCTTCCCCTTCACTTGAAGATTTTCAAATGGAAGGGCTAAATCATATGTTTCACCATAAGACCGTTCTTGAGATGGAACTCATTGTATTGAAAGCTCTAGAATGGCGTGTTAACTCGGTCACGAGTTTCTCTTTTTCGCAAATACTTGTTGCTACAACCGGGATGGGAGGAGGAGACATAATGATGAATCGTATCACAGATCATTTGCTAGATGATTTATGCG ATTTGAAGATGCTAGCATACGCACCAAGTGTAGTGGCGGTTGCGGTTGTGTTGGATTTTTTAGAAGAGAAATCAGCTCTAGAGGAGAATCTTGGAAAAATTATGAATCTCTTTGGAGAAGAACACAAG GTGAGAATTGcgaaatgtattaatgttatgaAATCTCGAAACGTGGAAGAGGGCTGGAGAAGAGAAGTGAAGAGTCCAGCCAGTGTGTTGCAGAGAGGAGGCgtgatgaacatgaacatgaacattGTTTATTACGTTGAGAATCTTTCTGCCATTTTTCAGATTTTACGATCCgataagaagagagaaagagatagtCACGAAGACGAGAATCGTCCTGCAAAAAGAGTGACGTTTGTTACGTCAAATTAA
- the LOC106433539 gene encoding oxysterol-binding protein-related protein 3A-like, producing the protein MSPNDSKNRAGFLNSLASSITNFGSVMTKSVNGLMGYEGIEVINPDGSTEDAEEEAGRGRWKQEERDGYWKMMQKYIGSDITSMVTLPVIIFEPMTTLQKMAELMEYSHLLDMADKTQDPYMRMVYASTWAISVYYAYQRTWKPFNPILGETYEMTNHNGINFIAEQVSHHPPMSAAHAENEHFSYDCTSKLKSKLLGNSIDFYPVGRTRVTLKRDGVVLDRVPPPTKAHNLIFGRTWVDSSGEMIMTNLTTGDKAVLYFQPCGWFGSGRYEVDGYVYNSAEEPKILVTGKWNESLSYQACDTEGEPLTGTELKEVWKVAEAPEKDKYQYTHFAHKINSFDTAPSKLLSSDSRLRPDRYALDTGDMTKAGYEKSSLEERQRAEKRTREEKGQRFVPKWFDETEDVTPTPWGDLEVYQFNGKYLVHRAAADNSEINTDMESTKFNPWQFQDTSP; encoded by the exons ATGTCTCCTAACGATTCAAAAAACAGAGCCGGTTTTCTTAACTCTCTTGCTTCTTCCATCACCAACTTCGGGTCGGTCATGACGAAATCAGTTAATGG TTTGATGGGATATGAAGGGATAGAAGTCATCAATCCAGATGGAAGTACAGAAGATGCAGAGGAGGAAGCAGGAAGAGGAAGATGGAAGCAAGAG GAGCGTGATGGATATTGGAAGATGATGCAAAAGTATATAGGATCTGATATTACATCCATGGTGACTCTTCCTGTGATCATTTTTGAACCCATGACGACGCTACAGAAAATGGCAGAG TTGATGGAATACTCGCATCTGCTGGATATGGCTGACAAAACCCAAGACCCTTACATGCGCATGGTATATGCAT CAACATGGGCTATATCTGTGTATTATGCCTACCAACGTACATGGAAGCCGTTCAATCCAATCCTCGGTGAAACTTACGAGATGACTAACCACAATGGGATTAATTTTATAGCTGAACAG GTCAGCCATCACCCGCCAATGAGTGCTGCTCACGCAGAGAACGAGCATTTCTCTTACGACTGCACTTCAAAGCTGAAATCGAAATTACTAGGCAATTCAATCGACTTCTACCCCGTAGGAAG GACAAGAGTGACACTTAAAAGAGATGGTGTGGTTCTTGATCGTGTGCCTCCTCCGACAAAGGCTCATAACCTTATCTTCGGACGAACATGGGTCGATTCTTCAGGAGAGATGATCATGACCAACCTCACCACTGGTGACAAAGCGGTGCTTTACTTTCAACCATGTGGCTGGTTTGG ATCTGGCCGTTATGAGGTGGATGGATACGTGTATAATTCAGCTGAAGAGCCCAAGATACTAGTGACCGGTAAATGGAACGAGTCCTTGAGTTATCAGGCTTGTGACACTGAAGGCGAACCTCTTACAGGCACCGAACTAAAAGAG GTATGGAAGGTCGCTGAAGCTCCAGAGAAGGATAAATACCAATACACACATTTTGCTCACAAGATCAATAGCTTTGACACTGCCCCTAGTAAGCTATTGTCATCTGATTCACGTCTACGTCCTGATAGATACGCCCTCGACACTGGCGATATGACCAAAGCTGGTTATGAAAAGAGCAG cCTAGAGGAGAGACAAAGAGCTGAGAAGAGAACCCGAGAAGAGAAAGGCCAACGATTTGTTCCGAAATGGTTTGATGAAACCGAGGACGTTACTCCCACGCCATGGGGGGACCTCGAAGTGTACCAATTCAATGGTAAGTACTTGGTCCACCGCGCTGCAGCGGATAACTCCGAGATTAACACCGATATGGAGTCGACCAAATTCAACCCTTGGCAGTTCCAAGATACCTCTCCTTAA